A single genomic interval of Bradyrhizobium japonicum USDA 6 harbors:
- a CDS encoding ABC transporter ATP-binding protein, whose product MRLEVDISGKTFRSAAGETHEVLAPVSFALQSGEVGVLIGPSGCGKSTMLRIILGLDRDFHGTIARPPEARIGMVFQEPRLLPWRSVEQNVRLAAPDISEAKLSELFRILELEAHRSHFPGELSLGLARRVALARAFAVEPDLLVLDEPLASLDDALAGRLRDEIATLVASRPVMTLLVTHSLDDAVRLGDRLFFLSPQPARILAEVPIGIPRGARGDAEIATIKAGLLARTQGEHGGERDGRDAS is encoded by the coding sequence GTGCGGCTTGAAGTCGATATCTCCGGAAAGACATTCAGGAGTGCCGCGGGCGAAACGCACGAGGTGCTGGCCCCGGTCAGCTTCGCGCTTCAATCTGGTGAGGTCGGCGTTTTGATCGGCCCCTCCGGCTGCGGCAAGAGCACGATGCTGCGCATCATCCTCGGGCTCGACCGCGATTTCCACGGGACCATCGCGCGTCCACCGGAAGCGCGGATCGGGATGGTGTTCCAGGAGCCGCGGCTGCTGCCGTGGCGCTCGGTCGAGCAGAATGTGCGGCTTGCGGCTCCTGATATCTCCGAGGCGAAGCTGTCGGAGCTGTTCAGGATCCTGGAGCTGGAAGCGCATCGCAGCCATTTTCCCGGCGAATTGTCGCTGGGACTGGCCCGGCGCGTCGCGCTGGCTCGCGCCTTCGCGGTCGAGCCCGATCTGCTCGTGCTCGACGAGCCCCTCGCCTCGCTCGACGACGCGCTCGCCGGCCGCCTGCGCGACGAGATCGCAACGCTGGTCGCAAGCCGCCCCGTGATGACGCTGCTCGTCACCCACAGCCTCGACGATGCGGTCCGCCTCGGCGACCGCTTGTTCTTCCTGTCGCCGCAGCCGGCGCGAATTCTGGCAGAGGTGCCGATCGGCATCCCGCGTGGCGCACGCGGCGACGCAGAGATCGCCACGATCAAGGCGGGCCTCCTGGCGAGGACCCAGGGTGAACATGGCGGCGAACGCGACGGGCGTGATGCCTCATAG
- a CDS encoding ABC transporter permease, protein MLRLLSFSLFLATWWIAALFVGGAKLPSPPAVLNVIITEASSGALFLHLGATLARVALAFVLAMSLGSAIGYLMGRVKLADRLGDPWLILLLNLPALVVIVLAYIWAGLTEAAAIAAIAINKLPTAIVTLREGTRALDRSLDEMATVFAMPRWRAFRHVVLPQLAPYIAASARSGLSLVWKIVLVAELLGRPNGVGFEIGVAFQLFDTPRLLAYSLTFAAVVLVIETLLVQPFEARATRWRPRAA, encoded by the coding sequence GTGCTGCGTCTTCTCTCGTTTTCCCTGTTCCTCGCGACCTGGTGGATCGCGGCGCTGTTCGTCGGCGGCGCAAAGCTGCCCTCCCCGCCTGCCGTGCTCAACGTCATCATCACGGAAGCATCGAGCGGCGCCCTGTTCCTGCATCTCGGCGCCACGCTGGCGCGCGTCGCGCTCGCCTTCGTGCTGGCGATGTCGCTCGGCAGTGCCATCGGCTATTTGATGGGACGGGTGAAGCTCGCCGACCGGCTCGGCGATCCCTGGCTGATCCTGCTGCTGAACCTGCCGGCGCTGGTCGTGATCGTGCTGGCCTATATCTGGGCCGGCCTGACCGAAGCGGCGGCGATCGCGGCGATCGCCATCAACAAGTTGCCGACCGCCATCGTCACCTTGCGTGAGGGCACCCGCGCGCTCGACCGTTCGCTGGACGAGATGGCAACCGTGTTCGCGATGCCGCGCTGGCGCGCGTTCCGCCATGTCGTGCTGCCGCAGCTTGCGCCCTATATCGCAGCCTCGGCCCGGTCCGGATTGTCGCTGGTGTGGAAGATCGTGCTGGTGGCCGAGCTGCTCGGACGGCCGAACGGCGTCGGCTTCGAGATCGGCGTCGCCTTCCAGCTGTTCGACACGCCGCGTCTGCTGGCCTATTCGCTCACCTTCGCGGCCGTCGTGCTCGTCATCGAAACCTTGCTGGTGCAGCCGTTCGAAGCCCGCGCAACACGGTGGCGGCCCCGTGCGGCTTGA
- a CDS encoding pentapeptide repeat-containing protein has translation MMKRMVALMTLGLALVATMASAQDMMRDVDLTSPAMVSAEMSRQEVEAILAKAGAGAPADFTGKRLSGLDLSGLDLSTAILRAARLNKTKLAGARLDQAILDQAWLLDADLAGASLKGANLFASQMARARLDGADLTGARIAADLTGASLLGASIADAHLGADMRNQSMGLMRAVLRSANLEGLNARNADLSRVDLEFASLKGADLTGASLKNAQLGGADLTGATVTDADFEGADLASAKLIAPIGLDRARNFDKAKNRERLVRE, from the coding sequence ATGATGAAGCGAATGGTCGCCCTCATGACGCTTGGCCTCGCTCTCGTCGCGACCATGGCGAGCGCGCAGGACATGATGCGTGACGTCGACCTCACGTCACCCGCGATGGTCTCGGCGGAAATGAGCCGGCAGGAGGTCGAGGCCATCCTGGCCAAAGCCGGCGCCGGGGCGCCGGCCGATTTCACCGGCAAGCGGTTGTCGGGGCTCGATCTCTCCGGTCTCGACCTTTCCACGGCGATCCTCCGTGCGGCGCGCCTCAACAAGACAAAACTCGCCGGTGCCCGTCTTGATCAGGCGATCCTCGATCAGGCGTGGCTGCTGGACGCTGATCTCGCCGGCGCGAGCCTGAAGGGCGCCAATCTGTTCGCCTCGCAGATGGCGCGCGCGCGTCTGGACGGCGCGGACCTGACCGGTGCTCGCATCGCGGCCGACCTCACCGGCGCAAGCCTGCTCGGCGCTTCGATTGCGGACGCGCATCTTGGCGCCGATATGCGCAACCAGTCGATGGGGCTGATGCGCGCAGTGCTGCGATCCGCCAATCTGGAAGGGTTGAACGCGCGCAATGCCGACCTGTCGCGCGTCGATCTCGAATTTGCCTCCCTCAAGGGAGCCGACCTGACCGGCGCGTCGCTCAAAAATGCGCAGCTCGGCGGCGCCGACCTGACCGGAGCCACCGTCACTGACGCCGATTTCGAGGGCGCCGATCTCGCCTCGGCGAAGCTGATCGCGCCGATCGGCCTTGACCGCGCCAGGAATTTCGACAAGGCAAAGAACCGCGAGCGTCTGGTCAGGGAATAA
- a CDS encoding ABC transporter substrate-binding protein: MTLALSLAAPGRAADTIRLAVQKTGTFSWELAAIRAGRLDKEADLSLDVAELASPEAGKIALRAGNADIILSDWLWVSRERVLGAKLTFYPYSSALGAVMVPASSPLKTLADLKGRKLGVGGGAIDKSWLLLQARMKQDGIDLKSDASIVYGAPPLIAAKALDGEMDASLNFWNFCAQLEAKGFRRLAGIEEILPKLGAKGAVSAVGYVFDESWAATHRDAVARFIAMTRKAKQLLVTSDAAWDKIAPLTGASDPAILKTYRDRYRDGIPRRSIVDEEADARVLYRVLAEIGGRDLVGPAAELDPGTFYHAVPGD; encoded by the coding sequence ATGACGCTGGCGCTGTCGCTGGCCGCGCCTGGCCGCGCCGCGGATACGATCCGCCTTGCAGTGCAGAAGACCGGAACATTCTCCTGGGAGTTGGCCGCGATCCGCGCCGGCCGGCTCGACAAGGAAGCCGATCTGTCGCTCGACGTCGCCGAGCTCGCGAGCCCCGAGGCCGGCAAGATCGCCCTGCGCGCCGGGAATGCCGACATCATCCTGTCCGATTGGCTGTGGGTGTCGCGCGAGCGCGTGCTCGGCGCCAAGCTCACCTTCTATCCCTATTCCAGCGCGCTCGGCGCGGTGATGGTGCCGGCCTCGTCGCCGCTCAAGACGCTCGCCGACCTGAAGGGACGGAAGCTCGGCGTCGGCGGCGGCGCGATCGACAAGAGCTGGCTGCTGCTGCAGGCGCGGATGAAGCAGGACGGCATCGATCTGAAGTCCGATGCCAGCATCGTCTATGGTGCGCCGCCCTTGATCGCCGCCAAGGCGCTCGACGGCGAGATGGATGCGAGCCTCAATTTCTGGAATTTCTGCGCGCAGCTCGAAGCCAAGGGCTTTCGCCGCCTCGCCGGCATCGAGGAGATTTTGCCAAAGCTGGGGGCCAAGGGCGCGGTGTCCGCGGTCGGTTATGTCTTCGACGAGAGCTGGGCCGCAACCCACCGCGATGCGGTGGCGCGTTTCATTGCGATGACCCGCAAGGCCAAGCAGCTGCTGGTCACCTCGGACGCCGCCTGGGACAAGATCGCGCCGCTCACCGGAGCGAGCGATCCGGCCATCCTCAAGACCTACCGCGACCGCTATCGCGACGGCATTCCGCGCCGGAGCATCGTGGACGAGGAGGCGGATGCGCGCGTGCTCTATCGCGTGCTCGCCGAGATCGGCGGACGCGACCTGGTCGGGCCGGCGGCCGAGCTCGACCCCGGCACTTTCTATCACGCGGTCCCCGGAGACTGA